Proteins encoded within one genomic window of Variovorax sp. OAS795:
- the leuC gene encoding 3-isopropylmalate dehydratase large subunit: MARTLYDKIWDEHVVHTEEDGTAILYIDRHLVHEVTSPQAFEGLRVAGRKLWRISSVVATADHNTPTTGWERGYEGIADPTSKEQVTTLDKNIAEFGAAAFFPFLSKRQGIVHVIGPESGATLPGMTVVCGDSHTSTHGAFGALAHGIGTSEVEHVMATQTLLGKKAKNMLVKVEGKLPLGCTAKDIVLAIIGKIGTAGGTGYTIEFAGSAIRDLSMEGRMTVCNMAIEAGARAGLVAVDEKTISYVKGRPLAPTGVEWEQAVSYWRTLQSDPGAHFDAVVELDATQIQPQVTWGTSPEMVVDINGRVPDPEKEKDASKRGAIERALVYMGLEPNKAMNDIFVDKVFIGSCTNSRIEDMREAAAVVKKLGQKVAKNVKLALVVPGSGVVKEQAEREGLDVIFKAAGFEWREPGCSMCLAMNADRLEPGERCASTSNRNFEGRQGAGGRTHLVSPAMAAAAAVHGHFVDVRTFA; encoded by the coding sequence ATGGCACGCACGCTCTACGACAAGATCTGGGACGAACACGTCGTCCACACCGAGGAAGACGGCACCGCAATCCTCTACATCGACCGCCACCTGGTGCACGAGGTGACCAGCCCGCAGGCCTTCGAGGGCCTGCGCGTGGCCGGCCGCAAGCTGTGGCGCATCAGCTCGGTGGTGGCCACGGCCGACCACAACACGCCCACCACCGGCTGGGAGCGCGGCTACGAAGGCATTGCCGACCCGACCAGCAAGGAGCAGGTGACCACGCTGGACAAGAACATCGCGGAATTCGGCGCCGCGGCGTTCTTTCCGTTCCTGAGCAAGCGCCAGGGCATCGTGCACGTGATCGGGCCCGAATCGGGCGCCACGCTGCCGGGCATGACGGTGGTCTGCGGCGACTCGCACACCTCCACCCACGGCGCCTTCGGCGCGCTGGCGCACGGCATCGGCACCAGCGAGGTCGAGCACGTGATGGCCACGCAGACGCTGCTCGGCAAGAAGGCGAAGAACATGCTCGTGAAGGTCGAAGGCAAGCTGCCGCTCGGCTGCACGGCCAAGGACATCGTGCTGGCGATCATCGGCAAGATCGGCACCGCCGGCGGCACCGGCTACACGATCGAGTTCGCGGGCTCGGCCATTCGCGACCTCAGCATGGAAGGCCGCATGACGGTCTGCAACATGGCCATCGAGGCCGGCGCGCGCGCAGGGCTGGTGGCGGTCGATGAAAAAACCATCAGCTACGTGAAGGGCCGCCCGCTCGCGCCCACCGGCGTGGAGTGGGAACAGGCCGTGAGCTACTGGCGCACGCTGCAGTCGGACCCGGGTGCGCACTTCGACGCCGTGGTCGAACTCGACGCCACGCAGATCCAGCCGCAGGTGACCTGGGGCACCTCGCCCGAGATGGTGGTCGACATCAACGGCCGCGTGCCCGATCCCGAGAAGGAAAAGGACGCGAGCAAGCGCGGCGCCATCGAACGCGCGCTGGTCTACATGGGCCTGGAGCCCAACAAGGCGATGAACGACATCTTCGTCGACAAGGTGTTCATCGGCTCCTGCACCAACAGCCGCATCGAGGACATGCGCGAAGCGGCCGCCGTGGTGAAGAAGCTCGGCCAGAAGGTCGCGAAGAACGTGAAGCTCGCGCTGGTGGTGCCGGGGTCCGGCGTGGTGAAGGAACAGGCCGAGCGCGAAGGCCTCGACGTGATCTTCAAGGCCGCGGGCTTCGAATGGCGCGAGCCCGGTTGCTCGATGTGCCTGGCGATGAACGCCGACCGCCTGGAGCCCGGCGAGCGCTGCGCATCGACCAGCAACCGCAACTTCGAAGGCCGCCAGGGCGCGGGCGGCCGCACCCACCTGGTGAGCCCGGCCATGGCCGCGGCTGCCGCCGTGCACGGCCACTTCGTCGACGTGCGCACCTTCGCCTGA
- a CDS encoding LysR substrate-binding domain-containing protein, with protein MSTSERNFARRIDLTSLQLFVAVCELGSIGRAAEREFIAASAISKRLSDLEATLGTTLLYRHARGVDLSPAGESLLHHARSVLYSLEKMQGELSEYAEGVRGHVRVHANISAIVQFLPEDLGAFTREHDAIKIDLEEHLSAEVVRAVQEGAADLGICHVPDGTHELQTLPYRHDRLALIVPAAHPLAAQGPIDFSASLEFDHVGLHTNSSIYVAMHQAALEAGRSVKLRIHVTGLDAMCRMIDNGLGIGVMPQRAFELLQAGIGSRLCSVALNDPWSAREIRLVARDFSTLPVAARTLVNHLHTPAAPEDAAEPLAA; from the coding sequence ATGAGCACTTCCGAACGCAACTTCGCCCGGCGCATCGACCTCACGTCGCTGCAGCTGTTCGTGGCCGTTTGCGAACTCGGCAGCATCGGACGCGCGGCGGAGCGCGAATTCATTGCCGCCTCGGCCATCAGCAAGCGGCTGTCCGACCTGGAAGCCACGCTGGGCACCACGCTGCTGTACCGCCACGCGCGCGGGGTGGATCTTTCGCCCGCGGGCGAAAGCCTGCTGCACCATGCGCGCTCGGTGCTCTACAGCCTGGAGAAGATGCAGGGCGAGCTCAGCGAATACGCCGAGGGCGTGCGCGGCCACGTGCGCGTGCATGCCAACATCTCGGCGATCGTGCAGTTTCTTCCCGAGGACCTGGGCGCCTTCACGCGCGAACACGACGCGATCAAGATCGACCTGGAAGAGCACCTGAGCGCGGAGGTGGTGCGCGCGGTGCAGGAAGGCGCCGCCGACCTCGGCATCTGCCACGTTCCCGACGGCACCCACGAGCTGCAGACGCTGCCCTACCGCCATGACCGGCTGGCGCTGATCGTGCCGGCCGCTCATCCGCTGGCTGCGCAGGGCCCGATCGATTTCAGTGCCTCGCTTGAATTCGACCATGTCGGCCTGCACACCAACAGTTCGATCTACGTGGCCATGCACCAGGCCGCCCTGGAGGCCGGCCGCAGCGTCAAGCTGCGCATCCACGTGACGGGCCTCGACGCCATGTGCCGCATGATCGACAACGGCCTGGGCATCGGCGTGATGCCGCAGCGGGCCTTCGAACTGCTGCAGGCAGGCATCGGCAGCCGCCTGTGCAGCGTCGCGCTGAACGACCCCTGGTCGGCACGCGAGATCCGCCTGGTGGCGCGAGACTTCTCCACCCTGCCGGTGGCGGCGCGCACGCTGGTCAACCACCTGCATACGCCGGCCGCACCCGAGGACGCCGCCGAGCCCCTGGCCGCCTAG
- a CDS encoding entericidin A/B family lipoprotein, whose product MKKIAALIAVVFTFAVPLSGCNTFRGAGQDIQKGGEKVEDAAKKRQ is encoded by the coding sequence ATGAAGAAGATTGCCGCGCTCATTGCCGTCGTTTTCACGTTCGCCGTCCCGCTGTCCGGTTGCAACACCTTCAGGGGTGCGGGCCAAGACATCCAGAAGGGCGGTGAAAAGGTCGAGGACGCTGCCAAGAAGCGCCAGTAG
- the gltA gene encoding citrate synthase: MKASDIKATLSFSNGGDSVELPIYKGTVGPDVIDIRKLYAQTGMFTYDPGFMSTAACQSAITYIDGDKGELLYRGYPIEQLATNCDFLETCHLLLYGELPDQAKKTNFTKLVTNHTMVNEQMQFFLRGFRRDAHPMAIMTGLVGALSAFYHDSTDINNPEHREIAAIRLIAKMPTLVAMAYKYTVGQPYMYPKNELSYAGNFLHMMFATPCEEYKVNPVLERALDRIFILHADHEQNASTSTVRLCGSSGTNPFAAIAAGVACLWGPAHGGANEAALNMLYDIQKEGGVEKIGEFIKKVKDKNSNVKLMGFGHRVYKNYDPRAKLMQETCNEVLTELGLEQDPLFKLAKELEKIALEDEYFVSRKLYPNVDFYSGIVQRAIGIPVPLFTAIFALARTVGWIAQLNEMIGDPEYKIGRPRQLFEGSPKRDVKPIGQR; this comes from the coding sequence ATGAAAGCTTCCGATATCAAGGCCACGCTGTCGTTCAGCAACGGCGGCGACAGCGTCGAACTGCCGATCTACAAGGGCACCGTCGGCCCCGACGTGATCGACATCCGCAAGCTGTATGCGCAGACCGGCATGTTCACCTACGACCCGGGTTTCATGTCGACGGCCGCTTGCCAGTCGGCCATCACGTACATCGACGGCGACAAGGGCGAACTGCTGTACCGCGGCTACCCCATCGAGCAGCTCGCAACCAACTGCGACTTTCTTGAAACCTGCCACCTGCTGCTGTACGGAGAGCTGCCGGACCAGGCCAAGAAGACCAACTTCACCAAGCTCGTGACCAACCACACGATGGTCAACGAGCAGATGCAGTTCTTCCTGCGCGGCTTCCGCCGCGACGCGCATCCGATGGCCATCATGACCGGCCTGGTGGGCGCCCTGTCGGCCTTCTATCACGACAGCACGGACATCAACAATCCCGAGCACCGCGAGATCGCCGCGATCCGCCTGATCGCGAAGATGCCGACGCTCGTGGCCATGGCCTACAAGTACACCGTGGGCCAGCCCTACATGTACCCGAAGAACGAACTCAGCTATGCGGGCAACTTCCTGCACATGATGTTCGCGACGCCGTGCGAGGAGTACAAGGTGAACCCGGTGCTCGAGCGCGCGCTCGACCGCATCTTCATCCTGCACGCCGACCACGAACAGAACGCCTCCACCTCCACCGTGCGCCTGTGCGGCTCGTCGGGCACCAACCCGTTCGCCGCCATTGCGGCCGGCGTGGCCTGCCTCTGGGGCCCCGCCCACGGCGGCGCCAACGAGGCGGCGCTGAACATGCTCTACGACATCCAGAAGGAAGGCGGCGTCGAGAAGATCGGCGAGTTCATCAAGAAGGTCAAGGACAAGAACTCGAACGTCAAGCTCATGGGCTTTGGCCACCGCGTCTACAAGAACTACGACCCGCGCGCCAAGCTGATGCAGGAAACCTGCAACGAGGTGCTGACCGAGCTGGGCCTGGAACAGGATCCGCTGTTCAAGCTGGCCAAGGAACTCGAGAAGATCGCCCTGGAAGACGAGTACTTCGTCTCGCGCAAGCTCTACCCGAACGTCGACTTCTATTCGGGCATCGTGCAGCGCGCCATCGGCATCCCCGTGCCGCTGTTCACCGCGATCTTCGCGCTGGCACGCACCGTGGGCTGGATTGCCCAGCTGAACGAAATGATCGGCGACCCCGAGTACAAGATCGGCCGCCCGCGCCAGTTGTTCGAAGGCTCGCCCAAGCGCGACGTGAAGCCCATCGGCCAACGCTGA
- a CDS encoding succinate dehydrogenase assembly factor 2 yields MQTAAELAQPISERALSKLKWRCRRGLLENDLFIARFFERHESSMTVGQAGAMETLMDLSDNDLLDLLLQRKEPEPAWAGAEVVELLQLMRTDGAQRPATSVFSSPS; encoded by the coding sequence ATGCAAACCGCCGCCGAACTCGCACAGCCGATCAGCGAACGCGCGCTGAGCAAGCTGAAATGGCGCTGCCGGCGCGGCCTGCTCGAGAACGACCTGTTCATCGCCCGCTTCTTCGAGCGGCACGAATCCAGCATGACCGTCGGCCAGGCGGGAGCGATGGAGACCTTGATGGACCTGTCGGACAACGATCTCCTCGATCTTCTGCTGCAAAGGAAGGAGCCCGAGCCCGCATGGGCCGGGGCCGAGGTGGTCGAACTGCTGCAGTTGATGCGCACCGACGGCGCGCAGCGTCCCGCAACCTCCGTTTTCTCTTCGCCCTCCTGA